One genomic segment of Actinoplanes ianthinogenes includes these proteins:
- a CDS encoding pyridoxal-phosphate dependent enzyme, giving the protein MRHDDITDAIGNTPLVRIDPAVHGLRNIDLYAKLELLNPFGSVKDRAAWQMARPLLAGAPADATLVELSSGNTAKALALLAGMHGLPFKSVTNRMKVPEIKELLLLLGAEIDELPGQSECLDPTDADDPLTQMYRQVSAEDGEFLHTDQYFNERNVEAHLHGTGPEIIKDLDGRAPDYFIACVGTAGSSTGVARALRQHDPDVEVIGLVGAKSDFIPGIRTIDEVQQVGLFDPGVYDAVETITSDDAIDGLLTLVRRCGILTGPTGGGAFVGAVRVLRTLDPLLTSRKTAVFIVCDRVESYLSYVRDRRPEVFGRPPRRNSTRTLTDAEVAAAPALDARAAQCWIASTNALVVDLRSPYAFQALHIPGSLNIVDEVFADLLHAGLPISRHRPVLLVCPVGEKSARYAALLRRMGHPDVQSLAGGVIAWRDAGLELVR; this is encoded by the coding sequence ATGAGACATGACGACATCACCGACGCGATCGGCAACACCCCGCTGGTGCGGATCGACCCGGCCGTGCACGGCCTGCGCAACATCGACCTGTACGCCAAGCTGGAGCTGCTCAACCCGTTCGGCTCGGTCAAGGACCGGGCGGCCTGGCAGATGGCCCGCCCGCTGCTGGCCGGCGCCCCGGCGGACGCCACCCTGGTCGAGCTGTCCAGCGGCAACACCGCCAAGGCCCTGGCGCTGCTCGCCGGGATGCACGGGCTGCCGTTCAAGAGCGTCACCAACCGGATGAAGGTCCCCGAGATCAAGGAGCTGTTGCTGCTGCTCGGAGCGGAGATCGACGAACTGCCCGGCCAGTCCGAGTGCCTCGACCCGACCGACGCCGACGACCCGCTCACCCAGATGTACCGGCAGGTCTCCGCGGAAGACGGCGAGTTCCTGCACACCGATCAGTACTTCAACGAGCGCAACGTCGAGGCACACCTGCACGGCACCGGTCCGGAGATCATCAAGGACCTGGACGGCCGCGCCCCGGACTACTTCATCGCCTGCGTCGGCACCGCGGGCTCGTCCACCGGCGTGGCCCGGGCGCTGCGCCAGCACGACCCGGACGTCGAGGTGATCGGCCTGGTCGGCGCCAAGAGCGACTTCATCCCGGGCATCCGGACCATCGACGAGGTGCAGCAGGTCGGCCTCTTCGACCCGGGCGTCTACGACGCCGTCGAGACGATCACGTCGGACGACGCGATCGACGGGTTGCTCACGCTGGTCCGCCGGTGCGGGATCCTGACCGGTCCGACCGGTGGCGGCGCGTTCGTCGGAGCCGTCCGAGTGCTGCGTACCCTGGACCCGCTCCTGACCAGCCGGAAGACCGCCGTCTTCATCGTCTGCGACCGCGTCGAGAGCTACCTTTCGTACGTCCGCGACCGCCGCCCCGAGGTCTTCGGCCGCCCGCCCCGGCGCAACTCCACCCGCACCCTGACCGACGCCGAGGTCGCCGCCGCCCCGGCCCTCGACGCCCGCGCCGCCCAGTGCTGGATCGCCTCGACCAACGCCCTGGTCGTGGACCTGCGCAGCCCGTACGCCTTCCAGGCGCTGCACATCCCCGGCTCGCTCAACATCGTCGACGAGGTCTTCGCCGACCTGCTGCACGCCGGTCTCCCGATCAGCCGGCACCGCCCGGTCCTGCTGGTCTGCCCGGTGGGGGAGAAGTCCGCCCGGTACGCCGCCCTGCTCCGCCGGATGGGCCACCCGGACGTGCAGTCCCTGGCCGGCGGGGTGATCGCCTGGCGCGACGCCGGACTCGAGCTGGTCCGATGA